The genomic DNA ATGACTTGTGAGTATCTAGCCATTGGTGTATCGCTTGCCTACTCCCTTGGAAGACAACCCTGTCATTTTTCTTTTCAAGTTGGTATTGGTACATCGGGTCATAGTAAATATCGAGTAACAGGTTTATCCAGTCTAGATGTTTACTGGTATCATTTTGGCTTTGTTGTACCTCAAGTGCATCGTCAACCAAGTCCTGTAATTGCTGATGTTGTTTACCGCCTAAGCGTTTACGGATCCCCAATAAACTTTGAGTCAAATAAGCTCTAAATGCATCAAAACCATCATGCTCACCAAAGTGAGACACATAATCAGCGAGTTTTTGTTCAACATAATCATTCAATAAACGCGGTAAACGCGCATCTAATGGTTCATCGAGAACGATAATATCCGCTTGTTGCATGGCGTTGTAAAAATGATGAGGCAGGGCTGACCTGCCTATAAGCATACTTTCATCTTCTAACAGTAAATGGCTATGTTGCTGTTGTTGATGCTTCAGTAATGCCACACCTAAGTTATTTTCGAAGTTAATTTGACTGGGTTGTGGATCGATATTTTTGCCAAAGCTTGATCCCCGATGATTGGCAATGCCTTCAAGATCGACGGACTCATCACGTTGGTT from Shewanella psychromarinicola includes the following:
- the mnmH gene encoding tRNA 2-selenouridine(34) synthase MnmH yields the protein MSDVIPSSEYGRLLLENRPLIDVRAPIEFSKGAFSHSINLPLMQDSERQKVGTCYKQNGQDAAIALGHRLVNGPVKQQRIDAWLAQLSQHPDSYLYCFRGGLRSTLSQQWIKESGINIPYIEGGYKAMRNFLINTIEQAPNQSKVLILSGITGSGKTEVINQRDESVDLEGIANHRGSSFGKNIDPQPSQINFENNLGVALLKHQQQQHSHLLLEDESMLIGRSALPHHFYNAMQQADIIVLDEPLDARLPRLLNDYVEQKLADYVSHFGEHDGFDAFRAYLTQSLLGIRKRLGGKQHQQLQDLVDDALEVQQSQNDTSKHLDWINLLLDIYYDPMYQYQLEKKNDRVVFQGSRQAIHQWLDTHKS